A window of the Echeneis naucrates chromosome 3, fEcheNa1.1, whole genome shotgun sequence genome harbors these coding sequences:
- the LOC115041297 gene encoding fibrous sheath CABYR-binding protein isoform X2 produces the protein MGGKLSKKRKGYDVSDPKEMKGETAATAAGAEESAKVEDGAPPTGAQLTAEADNVAKETAGSAVATVTKDGEAPEEPKSAPAPPEPAAAAPAQEPVAAAQEASPIATKPAEVAEKTAPVIEEAAVRAEESAQIAKEPTAAVEEPAPVVEEPAVVTEESAPAAEEPAPVVEEPAVVTEESAPAAEEPAPVVEEPAVVAEESTVAAEEPSAAESAPAVQEQIPAGLQGAKAAAEELSAPSSEETVKSEVEPEPKTVSEEPPVEESTAAVESAAKPEVVPTITQEAPEDQEPETVTEPEASEPEPEPVAEPAVESVLEQAPEPEQVPVIEQKPESISAEVPEAEPEPASEPELERSPEPEPKHEADEPAAAEQVEEVVSEPVISTSDIPEPEALEAKAPEVASEEIPSEQQPELEESIATEASDTDMATGPEAVPEIVISESVSCSEDTAESDLVAEACVEEVPCPVPEVETKMENGDLESPSVTKDVGEVGALQAVNGECTDSADAHSEECVNGSDMPEKMQITEQREFELKKEVNLSEDAQEVPDAVSNMAEGLSTEVTQAV, from the exons ATGGGAGGCAAATTgagcaagaagaggaagggATATGATGTGAGTGACCCAAAAGAGATGAAGGGTGAGACTGCAGCAACAGCTGCTGGTGCAGAGGAGTCTGCTAAAGTGGAGGATGGAGCACCGCCCACAGGAGCTCAGTTAACAGCTGAGGCTGACAATGTGGCAAAGGAAACTGCAGGGTCGGCTGTGGCCACAGTAACTAAAGATGGAGAAGCTCCAGAGGAGCCCAAATCTGCACCAGCACCACCTgaaccagctgctgcagctccagcacAAGAACCAGTTGCGGCAGCACAGGAAGCGTCCCCGATTGCAACTAAACCAGCAGAAGTAGCAGAGAAAACAGCTCCAGTAATAGAAGAAGCAGCTGTAAGAGCTGAGGAATCAGCTCAGATTGCAAAAGAACCAACAGCGGCAGTCGAA GAACCAGCCCCAGTAGTGGAAGAACCAGCTGTAGTGACGGAGGaatctgctccagcagcagaggaaccAGCCCCAGTAGTGGAAGAACCAGCTGTAGTGACGGAGGaatctgctccagcagcagaggaaccAGCCCCAGTAGTGGAAGAACCAGCTGTAGTAGCAGAGGAATCTACTGTGGCAGCAGAAGAACCATCAGCAGCGGAGTCAGCGCCGGCAGTCCAAGAACAAATCCCAGCTGGTCTCCAAGGagctaaagcagcagcagaggaactAAGCGCACCATCATCAGAAGAAACTGTGAAAAGTGAGGTTGAGCCTGAGCCCAAAACTGTATCTGAAGAGCCTCCTGTAGAAGAATCTACTGCAGCTGTGGAATCTGCAGCAAAACCAGAGGTTGTTCCAACCATCACACAAGAAGCACCTGAAGACCAAGAGCCAGAGACTGTTACTGAACCCGAAGcatctgaacctgaacctgaaccagtGGCTGAACCAGCTGTTGAGTCAGTGCTGGAGCAAGCCCCAGAACCTGAGCAAGTACCAGTGATTGAACAGAAACCAGAATCAATTTCAGCTGAAGTGCCTGAGGCAGAACCCGAACCAGCCTCAGAGCCAGAGCTAGAGCGATCACCAGAGCCAGAGCCTAAGCATGAGGCTGatgaaccagcagcagcagaacaagtAGAAGAAGTTGTGTCAGAACCTGTCATATCCACATCTGACATTCCTGAACCAGAGGCCCTGGAAGCCAAAGCACCTGAGGTTGCATCAGAGGAAATCCCAAGTGAACAACAGCCAGAATTGGAGGAATCCATTGCTACAGAAGCCTCAGACACCGACATGGCAACAGGGCCAGAAGCAGTCCCTGAGATTGTCATATCAGAGTCTGTTTCTTGTAGTGAAGATACTGCAGAGTCTGACCTGGTAGCTGAAGCTTGTGTGGAAGAGGTGCCATGCCCAGTACCTGAGGTCGAAACCAAGATGGAGAATGGAGATTTGGAGAGTCCTTCTGTTACAAAGGATGTAGGGGAAGTAGGTGCACTTCAAGCTGTGAATGGAGAGTGCACAGATTCTGCTGACGCTCACTCAGAGGAATGTGTTAATGGCAGTGATATGCCAGAGAAAATGCAGATCACAGAGCAGAGGGAATTTGAACTGAAAAAAGAAGTGAACCTGAGCGAGGATGCTCAAGAGGTTCCTGATGCAGTCTCCAACATGGCAGAAGGTCTCAGCACTGAGGTTACCCAGGCAGTCTGA
- the nae1 gene encoding NEDD8-activating enzyme E1 regulatory subunit isoform X2, with the protein MAATRTSKEQKYDRQLRLWGDHGQETLENAHVCLINATATGTEILKNLVLPGKLGIGAFTVVDGHTVTGEDVGNNFFLCNNSIGKNRAQAATELLQELNSDVSGNFVEESPDKLLDNDPEFFHRFSIVIGVHLPESTCLRLGSVLWSASVPFLVCKTYGLIGYMRLVVREHTVIESHPDNALEDLRLDKPFGEFKNHIQSYDLDNMDKKDHSHTPWIIIVAKYLEKWLSEHNGQAPKNYKEKEAFRQFIREGILKNENGVPEDEENFEEAIKNVNTALNPTKIPSTVEDLFNSEQCNNITSQSTAFWVMLRAIKEFVHNEGNGSLPLRGTIPDMIADSQKFVNLQNVYRTKAMQDAKAVLKHVECLLKSVGKPPESISENDIKLFCKNASFLRVVRCRSLAEEYSVDSVNKDEITSCMDSPDSEMVFYLMLRAVDRFFQQHSRYPGIYNYQVEEDISKLKLCVNSLLQEYSLNINIKDDYIHEFCRYGAAEPHTVAAFLGGSAAQEAIKIISHQFVPFSNTFIYNAMSQTSATLNL; encoded by the exons ATGGCAGCCACCAGAACCTCCAAAGAACAGAAATACGACAGGCAGCTCAG actgtGGGGTGATCATGGTCAGGAAACGCTGGAGAATGCGCATGTTTGTCTCATCAACGCCACAGCAACTGGCACAGAGATACTGAAGAACCTGGTTCTTCCAGGTA AATTAGGTATTGGAGCATTCACTGTTGTTGATGGACACACCGTTACTGGGGAAGATGTTGGGAACAA CTTTTTCCTTTGCAATAATAGTATAGGAAAG AACAGAGCACAGGCTGCCACTGAGCTGCTACAAGAACTTAACAGTGATGTCTCTGGAAACTTTGTTGAAGAG AGTCCAGACAAGCTTCTGGACAACGATCCAGAGTTTTTCCACAGGTTTTCCATAGTCATTGGTGTCCATTTGCCGGAAAG CACGTGTTTGCGACTTGGTTCAGTTCTGTGGAGTGCCTCAGTGCCTTTCCTGGTCTGTAAAACCTATGGCCTCATTGGCTACATGAGACTAGTGGTGCGAGAGCACACGG TGATTGAATCTCACCCTGACAATGCTTTGGAGGACCTAAGGTTAGACAAGCCCTTTGGCGAGTTCAAGAACCACATTCAGTCTTATGACCTTGATAACATGGACAAAAAG GATCACAGCCATACACCATGGATTATTATAGTTGCAAAATACCTGGAGAAATGGCTTAGTGAG CACAATGGCCAGGCACCGAAAAAttacaaagagaaagaggccTTCAGACAGTTTATCAGGGAAG GTATCCTGAAGAATGAGAATGGCGTCCCAGAGGATGAAGAGAACTTTGAGGAAGCTATTAAGAATGTCAATACAGCTCTAAACCCAACCAAG ATTCCAAGTACAGTAGAAGATCTGTTCAACAGTGAGCAGTGTAACAACATCACATCACAG TCCACAGCCTTCTGGGTGATGCTGAGAGCTATCAAAGAGTTTGTTCACAATGAAGGCAATGGAAGCCTGCCTCTACGGGGAACCATCCCAGATATGATTGCAGACTCACAGAAGTTTGTGAACCTTCAAAACGT TTACAGGACGAAGGCCATGCAGGATGCAAAAGCTGTTTTGAAACATGTAGAATGTCTTTTGAAGTCTGTTGGAAAG CCACCAGAGAGCATTTCTGAGAACGACATCAAGCTATTCT GTAAGAATGCATCATTTCTGAGGGTGGTGCGCTGCAGATCTCTGGCTGAAGAATACAGTGTGGATTCagtaaataaagatgaaatca CTTCATGCATGGACAGTCCAGATAGCGAGATGGTCTTCTATCTCATGCTCCGTGCCGTTGATCGCTTCTTTCAGCAGCACTCCCGCTACCCAG GAATTTACAACTATCAGGTTGAGGAAGACATCAGCAAACTGAAGCTCTGTGTAAACAGTCTGCTGCAGGAATACAgcctcaacatcaacatcaaagaCGACTACATCCATGAGTT TTGTCGATATGGTGCAGCAGAGCCCCACACAGTTGCAGCGTTTTTGGGAG GATCAGCCGCTCAAGAGGCCATCAAGATCATCAGCCACCAGTTTGTGCCCTTTAGCAACACTTTCATTTACAACGCAATGTCACAGACTTCTGCCACCTTAAATTTGTGA
- the LOC115041297 gene encoding fibrous sheath CABYR-binding protein isoform X1, which produces MGGKLSKKRKGYDVSDPKEMKGETAATAAGAEESAKVEDGAPPTGAQLTAEADNVAKETAGSAVATVTKDGEAPEEPKSAPAPPEPAAAAPAQEPVAAAQEASPIATKPAEVAEKTAPVIEEAAVRAEESAQIAKEPTAAVEEPAPVVEEPAVVTEESAPATEEPAPVVEEPAVVTEESAPAAEEPAPVVEEPAVVTEESAPAAEEPAPVVEEPAVVAEESTVAAEEPSAAESAPAVQEQIPAGLQGAKAAAEELSAPSSEETVKSEVEPEPKTVSEEPPVEESTAAVESAAKPEVVPTITQEAPEDQEPETVTEPEASEPEPEPVAEPAVESVLEQAPEPEQVPVIEQKPESISAEVPEAEPEPASEPELERSPEPEPKHEADEPAAAEQVEEVVSEPVISTSDIPEPEALEAKAPEVASEEIPSEQQPELEESIATEASDTDMATGPEAVPEIVISESVSCSEDTAESDLVAEACVEEVPCPVPEVETKMENGDLESPSVTKDVGEVGALQAVNGECTDSADAHSEECVNGSDMPEKMQITEQREFELKKEVNLSEDAQEVPDAVSNMAEGLSTEVTQAV; this is translated from the coding sequence ATGGGAGGCAAATTgagcaagaagaggaagggATATGATGTGAGTGACCCAAAAGAGATGAAGGGTGAGACTGCAGCAACAGCTGCTGGTGCAGAGGAGTCTGCTAAAGTGGAGGATGGAGCACCGCCCACAGGAGCTCAGTTAACAGCTGAGGCTGACAATGTGGCAAAGGAAACTGCAGGGTCGGCTGTGGCCACAGTAACTAAAGATGGAGAAGCTCCAGAGGAGCCCAAATCTGCACCAGCACCACCTgaaccagctgctgcagctccagcacAAGAACCAGTTGCGGCAGCACAGGAAGCGTCCCCGATTGCAACTAAACCAGCAGAAGTAGCAGAGAAAACAGCTCCAGTAATAGAAGAAGCAGCTGTAAGAGCTGAGGAATCAGCTCAGATTGCAAAAGAACCAACAGCGGCAGTCGAAGAACCAGCCCCAGTAGTGGAAGAACCAGCTGTAGTGACGGAGGAATCTGCTCCAGCAACAGAGGAACCAGCCCCAGTAGTGGAAGAACCAGCTGTAGTGACGGAGGaatctgctccagcagcagaggaaccAGCCCCAGTAGTGGAAGAACCAGCTGTAGTGACGGAGGaatctgctccagcagcagaggaaccAGCCCCAGTAGTGGAAGAACCAGCTGTAGTAGCAGAGGAATCTACTGTGGCAGCAGAAGAACCATCAGCAGCGGAGTCAGCGCCGGCAGTCCAAGAACAAATCCCAGCTGGTCTCCAAGGagctaaagcagcagcagaggaactAAGCGCACCATCATCAGAAGAAACTGTGAAAAGTGAGGTTGAGCCTGAGCCCAAAACTGTATCTGAAGAGCCTCCTGTAGAAGAATCTACTGCAGCTGTGGAATCTGCAGCAAAACCAGAGGTTGTTCCAACCATCACACAAGAAGCACCTGAAGACCAAGAGCCAGAGACTGTTACTGAACCCGAAGcatctgaacctgaacctgaaccagtGGCTGAACCAGCTGTTGAGTCAGTGCTGGAGCAAGCCCCAGAACCTGAGCAAGTACCAGTGATTGAACAGAAACCAGAATCAATTTCAGCTGAAGTGCCTGAGGCAGAACCCGAACCAGCCTCAGAGCCAGAGCTAGAGCGATCACCAGAGCCAGAGCCTAAGCATGAGGCTGatgaaccagcagcagcagaacaagtAGAAGAAGTTGTGTCAGAACCTGTCATATCCACATCTGACATTCCTGAACCAGAGGCCCTGGAAGCCAAAGCACCTGAGGTTGCATCAGAGGAAATCCCAAGTGAACAACAGCCAGAATTGGAGGAATCCATTGCTACAGAAGCCTCAGACACCGACATGGCAACAGGGCCAGAAGCAGTCCCTGAGATTGTCATATCAGAGTCTGTTTCTTGTAGTGAAGATACTGCAGAGTCTGACCTGGTAGCTGAAGCTTGTGTGGAAGAGGTGCCATGCCCAGTACCTGAGGTCGAAACCAAGATGGAGAATGGAGATTTGGAGAGTCCTTCTGTTACAAAGGATGTAGGGGAAGTAGGTGCACTTCAAGCTGTGAATGGAGAGTGCACAGATTCTGCTGACGCTCACTCAGAGGAATGTGTTAATGGCAGTGATATGCCAGAGAAAATGCAGATCACAGAGCAGAGGGAATTTGAACTGAAAAAAGAAGTGAACCTGAGCGAGGATGCTCAAGAGGTTCCTGATGCAGTCTCCAACATGGCAGAAGGTCTCAGCACTGAGGTTACCCAGGCAGTCTGA
- the ca7 gene encoding carbonic anhydrase 7 — protein MTGNRWGYGKEDGPPVWHKNYPVAQGNRQSPIDIIPHQTSHDPGLGPITLNYDQCTSINITNNGHSVVVEFEDPDDRSVILGGPLDNPYRLKQFHFHWGGKGCHGSEHTVSGNSYASELHLVHWNAVKYKTFGEAATAPDGLAVLGIFLETGDDHRWLHMITDALYMVKFKGSVTDFKAFNPKCLLPSSLHYWTYLGSLTTPPLHESVIWIVLKEPIIVSEKQLGKFRMLLFTGEEEDERIRMENNFRPPQPLKGRKVRSSN, from the exons ATGACCGGGAATCGGTGGGGATACGGAAAAGAGGACG GTCCCCCTGTATGGCACAAAAACTACCCTGTTGCCCAGGGGAATCGACAGTCTCCTATTGACATCATACCTCATCAGACCTCACATGATCCTGGCCTGGGACCGATCACCCTAAACTACGATCAGTGTACCTCCATCAACATCACCAACAATGGACACTCAGTGGTTGTAGAGTTTGAAGACCCAGATGACCGTTCAG TGATCCTGGGAGGCCCTCTTGACAATCCCTACAGACTGAAGCAGTTTCATTTCCACTGGGGAGGAAAGGGCTGTCATGGCTCTGAGCACACTGTGTCAGGAAATAGCTACGCGTCTGAG CTACATTTAGTGCACTGGAACGCTGTCAAATACAAGACATTTGGGGAGGCAGCTACTGCTCCTGATGGCCTCGCTGTCCTTGGCATCTTTTTAGAA ACAGGTGATGACCACAGATGGCTCCACATGATCACAGATGCTCTGTACATGGTCAAGTTTAAG GGCAGTGTCACAGATTTCAAAGCTTTCAACCCCAAGTGCCTCCTACCCAGCAGCCTCCACTATTGGACATACCTGGGATCGCTGACCACGCCCCCCCTACATGAAAGTGTCATCTGGATTGTCCTGAAGGAGCCGATCATCGTGTCTGAAAAACAG CTGGGCAAGTTTAGAATGCTTCTGTTcactggagaggaagaggatgagaggATACGCATGGAAAACAACTTCAGGCCTCCCCAGCCTCTCAAAGGCAGGAAAGTGCGCTCCTCCAATTAA
- the nae1 gene encoding NEDD8-activating enzyme E1 regulatory subunit isoform X1, with the protein MAATRTSKEQKYDRQLRLWGDHGQETLENAHVCLINATATGTEILKNLVLPGIGAFTVVDGHTVTGEDVGNNFFLCNNSIGKNRAQAATELLQELNSDVSGNFVEESPDKLLDNDPEFFHRFSIVIGVHLPESTCLRLGSVLWSASVPFLVCKTYGLIGYMRLVVREHTVIESHPDNALEDLRLDKPFGEFKNHIQSYDLDNMDKKDHSHTPWIIIVAKYLEKWLSEHNGQAPKNYKEKEAFRQFIREGILKNENGVPEDEENFEEAIKNVNTALNPTKIPSTVEDLFNSEQCNNITSQSTAFWVMLRAIKEFVHNEGNGSLPLRGTIPDMIADSQKFVNLQNVYRTKAMQDAKAVLKHVECLLKSVGKPPESISENDIKLFCKNASFLRVVRCRSLAEEYSVDSVNKDEITSCMDSPDSEMVFYLMLRAVDRFFQQHSRYPGIYNYQVEEDISKLKLCVNSLLQEYSLNINIKDDYIHEFCRYGAAEPHTVAAFLGGSAAQEAIKIISHQFVPFSNTFIYNAMSQTSATLNL; encoded by the exons ATGGCAGCCACCAGAACCTCCAAAGAACAGAAATACGACAGGCAGCTCAG actgtGGGGTGATCATGGTCAGGAAACGCTGGAGAATGCGCATGTTTGTCTCATCAACGCCACAGCAACTGGCACAGAGATACTGAAGAACCTGGTTCTTCCAG GTATTGGAGCATTCACTGTTGTTGATGGACACACCGTTACTGGGGAAGATGTTGGGAACAA CTTTTTCCTTTGCAATAATAGTATAGGAAAG AACAGAGCACAGGCTGCCACTGAGCTGCTACAAGAACTTAACAGTGATGTCTCTGGAAACTTTGTTGAAGAG AGTCCAGACAAGCTTCTGGACAACGATCCAGAGTTTTTCCACAGGTTTTCCATAGTCATTGGTGTCCATTTGCCGGAAAG CACGTGTTTGCGACTTGGTTCAGTTCTGTGGAGTGCCTCAGTGCCTTTCCTGGTCTGTAAAACCTATGGCCTCATTGGCTACATGAGACTAGTGGTGCGAGAGCACACGG TGATTGAATCTCACCCTGACAATGCTTTGGAGGACCTAAGGTTAGACAAGCCCTTTGGCGAGTTCAAGAACCACATTCAGTCTTATGACCTTGATAACATGGACAAAAAG GATCACAGCCATACACCATGGATTATTATAGTTGCAAAATACCTGGAGAAATGGCTTAGTGAG CACAATGGCCAGGCACCGAAAAAttacaaagagaaagaggccTTCAGACAGTTTATCAGGGAAG GTATCCTGAAGAATGAGAATGGCGTCCCAGAGGATGAAGAGAACTTTGAGGAAGCTATTAAGAATGTCAATACAGCTCTAAACCCAACCAAG ATTCCAAGTACAGTAGAAGATCTGTTCAACAGTGAGCAGTGTAACAACATCACATCACAG TCCACAGCCTTCTGGGTGATGCTGAGAGCTATCAAAGAGTTTGTTCACAATGAAGGCAATGGAAGCCTGCCTCTACGGGGAACCATCCCAGATATGATTGCAGACTCACAGAAGTTTGTGAACCTTCAAAACGT TTACAGGACGAAGGCCATGCAGGATGCAAAAGCTGTTTTGAAACATGTAGAATGTCTTTTGAAGTCTGTTGGAAAG CCACCAGAGAGCATTTCTGAGAACGACATCAAGCTATTCT GTAAGAATGCATCATTTCTGAGGGTGGTGCGCTGCAGATCTCTGGCTGAAGAATACAGTGTGGATTCagtaaataaagatgaaatca CTTCATGCATGGACAGTCCAGATAGCGAGATGGTCTTCTATCTCATGCTCCGTGCCGTTGATCGCTTCTTTCAGCAGCACTCCCGCTACCCAG GAATTTACAACTATCAGGTTGAGGAAGACATCAGCAAACTGAAGCTCTGTGTAAACAGTCTGCTGCAGGAATACAgcctcaacatcaacatcaaagaCGACTACATCCATGAGTT TTGTCGATATGGTGCAGCAGAGCCCCACACAGTTGCAGCGTTTTTGGGAG GATCAGCCGCTCAAGAGGCCATCAAGATCATCAGCCACCAGTTTGTGCCCTTTAGCAACACTTTCATTTACAACGCAATGTCACAGACTTCTGCCACCTTAAATTTGTGA